Proteins co-encoded in one Xanthomonas campestris pv. badrii genomic window:
- a CDS encoding S9 family peptidase, which translates to MLPLSLLLLAVTAHAQSAAPLTIEQVMADPDWIGPSVEQAWWQWDGKQVQYLLKRDGSPVRDTYRQGIDGAAAERVADTARAGLDAANPSYDAARQRMLFARNGDIFLRDLRSGALTQLTRSNEVESRPQFASDGGAIWRAGNNWYHWRADGGTAQVAVVKAERDPNAAPKADTLREQQLATLATLRRDREQRDALRTQEDAWRRADATRAAAPVYLGDEVEIVDSALSPDGRHLLVVTQAKKADEGQAGKMPKYVTESGYEEFQEVRTRVGRNAPVAHALWLVDVTAGSARQLSFDALPGIATDPLASLRKAAKRDALKGNRAVRVESDGDGSGPAVHWSDDGRNVAVEIRATDNKDRWIASVDLDAAKLQPRHRLSDGAWINWDFNDFGWLPDNRTLWLLSEESGYSQLYTIDGNGKPRQRTRGTWEVSMPVPNADGSGMYFLCNQKWPGDYEVCKLDLRTDQLTEVTALNGVEGFSLSPNGQQLLVRYSGAYLPPQLAVVPAAGGQATVLTDTRTPAFKAQSWIAPQYVQVPSKHGAGTVWGKYYGPQTPEPGKQYPVVMFVHGAGYLQNVSQRYTPYFREQMFHNLLVQQGYIVLDLDYRASEGYGRDWRTAIYRNMGHPELEDYLDGLDWLVATKQGDRARAGIYGGSYGGFMTYMALFRSPGTFKAGAALRPVGDWMQYNHEYTSNILNTPELDPQAYKTSSPINYADGLRDHLLIAHGMIDDNVFFKDSVDMTQKLIELHKDNWQVAPYPLERHGFTRADAWLDEYKRILKLFNEQVKP; encoded by the coding sequence TTGTTGCCGCTGTCCTTGTTGTTGCTGGCTGTCACCGCGCATGCGCAGTCCGCCGCACCGCTCACCATCGAACAGGTGATGGCCGATCCGGACTGGATCGGGCCATCGGTCGAGCAGGCGTGGTGGCAATGGGATGGCAAACAGGTGCAATACCTGCTCAAGCGCGACGGCAGCCCGGTGCGCGACACCTACCGCCAAGGCATCGACGGTGCCGCCGCCGAACGCGTGGCCGATACCGCGCGCGCCGGCCTGGATGCCGCCAACCCCAGCTATGACGCCGCCCGCCAGCGCATGCTGTTCGCACGCAACGGCGACATCTTCCTGCGCGATCTGCGCTCGGGCGCGCTCACCCAGCTGACCCGCAGCAACGAGGTCGAATCGCGCCCGCAATTCGCCAGCGATGGCGGTGCGATCTGGCGTGCGGGCAACAACTGGTATCACTGGCGCGCCGATGGCGGCACCGCGCAGGTCGCCGTGGTCAAGGCCGAGCGCGACCCCAATGCCGCGCCCAAGGCCGATACCTTGCGCGAGCAGCAACTGGCCACGCTGGCCACGCTGCGGCGCGACCGTGAACAACGCGATGCGCTGCGCACCCAGGAAGACGCCTGGCGCCGTGCCGATGCCACCCGTGCCGCCGCGCCGGTGTATCTGGGCGATGAGGTCGAGATCGTCGACAGCGCCTTGTCGCCGGACGGCCGCCACCTGCTGGTGGTCACCCAGGCCAAGAAGGCCGACGAGGGCCAGGCCGGCAAGATGCCCAAGTACGTGACCGAATCCGGTTACGAGGAATTCCAGGAAGTGCGTACCCGCGTGGGCCGCAACGCGCCGGTCGCGCACGCGCTGTGGCTGGTGGATGTCACCGCCGGCAGCGCGCGGCAGCTGTCGTTCGACGCGCTGCCGGGCATCGCCACCGATCCGCTGGCAAGCCTGCGCAAGGCCGCCAAGCGCGATGCGCTCAAGGGCAACCGCGCGGTGCGGGTGGAAAGCGATGGCGATGGCAGCGGTCCAGCCGTGCACTGGAGCGACGACGGCCGCAACGTGGCGGTGGAAATCCGCGCCACCGACAACAAGGACCGCTGGATCGCCAGCGTGGATCTGGACGCAGCAAAACTGCAGCCGCGGCATCGGCTGAGCGATGGCGCCTGGATCAACTGGGACTTCAACGATTTCGGCTGGCTGCCCGACAACCGTACGCTGTGGCTGCTGTCCGAAGAATCCGGCTACTCACAGCTGTACACGATCGACGGCAACGGCAAGCCGCGCCAGCGCACGCGTGGCACCTGGGAAGTGTCGATGCCGGTGCCCAATGCCGATGGCAGCGGCATGTACTTCCTGTGCAACCAGAAGTGGCCGGGCGACTACGAGGTGTGCAAGCTCGACCTGCGCACCGATCAGCTCACCGAAGTGACCGCCTTGAACGGTGTGGAAGGCTTCAGCCTGTCGCCGAACGGGCAGCAGTTGTTGGTGCGTTACTCCGGTGCGTATCTGCCGCCGCAGCTGGCGGTGGTGCCGGCCGCCGGCGGCCAGGCCACCGTGCTCACCGACACCCGTACGCCCGCCTTCAAGGCGCAATCGTGGATCGCACCGCAGTACGTGCAGGTGCCGTCCAAACACGGCGCCGGCACGGTCTGGGGCAAGTATTACGGCCCGCAGACGCCCGAGCCGGGCAAGCAGTATCCGGTGGTGATGTTCGTGCATGGCGCCGGCTACCTGCAGAACGTGTCGCAACGCTACACGCCGTATTTCCGTGAGCAGATGTTCCACAACCTGCTGGTGCAGCAGGGCTACATCGTACTGGATCTGGACTACCGCGCCTCCGAAGGCTACGGCCGCGACTGGCGCACCGCGATCTACCGCAACATGGGTCATCCGGAGCTGGAAGACTACCTGGACGGCCTGGACTGGCTGGTGGCCACCAAGCAGGGCGATCGCGCACGCGCCGGCATCTATGGCGGTTCCTACGGCGGTTTCATGACCTACATGGCGCTGTTCCGCAGCCCCGGCACCTTCAAGGCCGGCGCGGCGCTGCGGCCGGTGGGCGACTGGATGCAGTACAACCACGAGTACACCTCCAACATCCTCAACACGCCCGAGCTCGATCCGCAGGCCTACAAGACCTCCTCGCCGATCAACTACGCCGACGGGCTGCGGGACCACCTGCTGATCGCCCACGGCATGATCGACGACAACGTGTTCTTCAAGGACTCGGTGGACATGACGCAGAAGCTGATCGAACTGCACAAGGACAACTGGCAGGTGGCGCCCTACCCGCTGGAACGCCACGGCTTCACCCGCGCCGACGCGTGGCTCGACGAGTACAAGCGCATCCTCAAGCTGTTCAACGAACAGGTGAAGCCTTAG
- a CDS encoding IS4 family transposase, translating into MSLFASALRETLPRVPDRLDQLSTLIEPAWIEQALATSGKASIRRRKLPAEHAVWLVIGLALFRDRPLWQVVQQLDLSLDAQALPAPSASVQARQRLGEEPLAELFGLLTRAWSRTPVDTQRPLRVLAVDGVVWAAPDTAENRADLGSCSNQHGPLSWPQIRATCLMDTHSHELLDAKLGGMDCGELSLAAQLQGQDHSVTLFDRAYFSAAFLLDWQAAGTQRHWLMRARDNLRHEIVEQLAPGDARIRMPVSPQARKARPELPSHWQARLIEVSVGGRLRRFITSLPCPHTHPAHALAELYRQRWEIELGFREIKQSLQEGEPVLRSKQPALVRQELWGVLIAYTLLRRWMREMAAHAKVEPQRISFHTASYAIVNLLAVPSLDSAGTLPRQLTALLAQSRHFVLPPRRTERSFPRVVKNRTSKFPTKNANQR; encoded by the coding sequence ATGAGCCTGTTTGCGAGCGCTCTGCGCGAGACGTTACCGCGAGTCCCTGATCGACTCGACCAACTCAGCACATTGATAGAGCCGGCCTGGATCGAGCAGGCGCTGGCGACTAGCGGCAAGGCGTCGATCCGGCGGCGCAAGCTGCCGGCCGAACATGCCGTGTGGCTGGTGATCGGACTGGCGCTGTTTCGTGACCGACCACTGTGGCAGGTGGTGCAGCAGCTCGATCTGAGCCTGGACGCACAAGCGCTGCCCGCGCCGAGTGCCAGCGTGCAGGCCCGCCAGCGCCTGGGAGAAGAACCCCTGGCCGAACTGTTCGGTCTATTGACCCGGGCCTGGAGCCGCACACCGGTGGATACGCAGCGGCCACTGCGCGTGCTGGCGGTGGACGGCGTGGTCTGGGCAGCACCGGACACTGCGGAGAATCGAGCCGACCTCGGCAGCTGCAGCAACCAGCATGGTCCCTTGTCCTGGCCGCAGATTCGCGCCACCTGCCTGATGGATACCCACAGCCACGAGCTGCTCGACGCCAAGCTCGGCGGCATGGACTGCGGTGAACTGAGCCTGGCGGCGCAGCTGCAGGGCCAGGACCACTCGGTGACGCTATTTGACCGAGCGTACTTCTCGGCCGCGTTCCTGCTGGACTGGCAGGCTGCGGGCACGCAGCGTCACTGGCTGATGCGGGCCCGGGACAACCTGCGCCATGAGATCGTCGAACAACTCGCGCCCGGCGATGCACGCATCCGCATGCCGGTCTCGCCACAAGCGCGCAAGGCACGTCCGGAATTGCCCAGCCACTGGCAGGCGCGCCTGATCGAGGTCAGCGTAGGTGGGCGGCTACGGCGCTTCATCACCTCGTTGCCGTGTCCCCACACGCATCCAGCCCATGCCTTGGCCGAGCTCTATCGCCAGCGCTGGGAGATCGAGTTGGGATTCCGCGAGATCAAGCAGTCGCTGCAGGAGGGCGAACCGGTACTGCGCAGCAAGCAGCCCGCGCTGGTGCGCCAGGAACTGTGGGGCGTGCTGATCGCCTACACACTGCTGCGGCGCTGGATGCGAGAGATGGCCGCTCACGCCAAGGTGGAGCCCCAGCGCATCAGCTTCCACACAGCCAGCTATGCCATCGTCAACCTGCTGGCGGTCCCGAGCCTGGATTCGGCGGGCACCCTGCCCAGGCAACTGACGGCCTTGTTGGCACAGTCCAGGCACTTCGTGCTGCCACCACGCCGCACCGAACGAAGCTTCCCCAGAGTCGTCAAGAACCGCACTTCGAAGTTTCCTACGAAAAATGCCAATCAGCGTTAA
- a CDS encoding nucleotidyltransferase family protein, whose protein sequence is MSDFDAPAPGGVAAAYWLCMGAVFAQCVTVEEVCLYGSRARGTNRPNSDIDLCVTSSTLDFIGLARLGEALADLGLPWKIDLTLRRTRTPPVTAQPAFNLAHQIARYAVPVFVRASER, encoded by the coding sequence ATGAGCGACTTTGACGCCCCGGCGCCAGGCGGCGTGGCCGCTGCGTACTGGCTGTGCATGGGCGCGGTCTTCGCCCAATGCGTCACGGTGGAAGAGGTATGCCTGTACGGATCGCGCGCACGCGGAACTAACCGGCCCAATTCCGATATTGATCTGTGCGTAACCTCCAGCACACTCGACTTTATTGGTCTGGCGCGGCTTGGCGAGGCGCTGGCCGATCTGGGCTTGCCGTGGAAGATCGACCTAACGCTGCGTCGGACGCGTACCCCTCCGGTCACGGCGCAGCCAGCATTCAACCTAGCGCACCAGATCGCGCGCTATGCAGTTCCTGTCTTCGTTCGCGCGTCTGAGCGATGA